The sequence CTTGAACAGCTTTTCGGCTATGACCTTGAAATCCTCTTTTCCACCCAGCATGAGCGCCCGGTACCCCGCCGTCTCCAGTATCCGGATCAAGGTGTAGTTGTACGGGTCGCTCTCGCCTATGCTGACGATGTAGCGCCCACCCTTGTACTCGAAGTAACGGTCCACCCTGATGCTGAAGGGGGTTGCTGCACCGTCACCCGAATGGATGATCCTGTTGCGGCTCCAGTTGGCGGAAAGCGCGTTCAGGACCGAATCGACGATACTCGCCGTGTCATGTGTGTTCACCGGACAGACCCAGGTGGTCACCTGCGGGACGGCCGGTATGGCAGGGGGGGGCGACGCCACCTTGGCCGGAGTTGCTGTAGGTGCCGGAGTCAGGGCCGGAGCCGGAGCCGGGGGCGACGCCGGTGTGGATGTGGGCGCAGGAGCCGGTTTAGGAGCCGGTGCGGGAACCGGTTTGGCGGCCGGTGCCTTTGGAGCTGCAACGGCAGGTTCCGGAGCGCGAGGCGCCTCGGCGACAGGCTCGGGAGCCCTGGGAGCCACCGCGGGAGCAGGTGCCGGAGCCTTGACGGCCTCGGCTTTATTCTTCTCTCTCGCTTCCTTCGCTTCCTTCGCTTCCTTCGCTTCTTTAGCCTCTTTAGCCTCTTTAGCAGCCTTCGGCGCGTGCTCATGGAGCGCCGCCGCCGGGATCAGCAGGGTCTTCCCGACTTCAAGCGACTTGATGTTGCGTATGCCGTTCACCTCAACGATGGAAGGGATGAGGCGTTCCGCCTGTTCGTTGGACAGGCCGAACCGGGCAACCAGGATCTTGAAGATATGATCCCCCGGCCGCACCGTGTAACGAACGTACTCCCCTTGTGCCGTTTCGGGACGGGCCTTCTTCGCCGCCGGGGCCACCTTTGCGCTCGGCTCCTTCTTTACGGGAGCCTGCTTCTTGCTCTTGGGCACCTGCTTGGGTGACGGCTTGGCAGGCGCCGGCTGCTGTTGCCGCTCCAGCTCCTTCAGATCGATCTGGAATTCAGGCGAGGCCGCGTTCAGTTGGGCGGGAAGCAGAAGGAGGGCGGCAAGGAGCGCTCCCTTTTTGGCATGGATCATCGGTAGCCTCATATCAACGGTAATAGACCACCAGGGCCTTAATCTTGCTGCTGTCCTTGTGGCGATAAATAGTGAGAGCCAGGTTCCCGGGGGCGGAGCACTGCTCGATGACGTACCCGCCTTTCGGGGCGCTCGACTCGACGCGGTAGCTGTCCACGCCACCGAACTGCCTCAGCACCCTCTTGAACAGGTCATCGGAGATGACCCCGCCGGAAACCGGTATCACCTGGATGGCCCGGTACAGGTTGTTCTCTTTGAAGAGTTTGTACTCCGCCCTAAGGCCGACGTAGCGCACCCATCCCGGATTTTTCCTGCCGTACTCGGCGTCGAGCTTGGCCCCCTCCAGCATCTCCGGGAGCTTTTCGATTCCCTTTTGGGGCGATGCCTGCGGCTGGGCGGGAGCGGACGGAGCGGGCTGCGCGGGGGGCACCTTCGCTGCGGGTGGCGCCTGAGGCGTTGGGCTTTGCACCGGGGCTGCCGCCTTCGGAGCAGTCTGCACAGCAGGGGGAGTGCTCCCTGGCTTGCGGGGCGACGCGGGCTTATCCACAGGTTTCTCAGGAGGGGCCGACATCTTCCCCGCGAGGTAGGAAACCAAAGGTACGGCGAGAAGAAGCAGCAGCGGCACGATAAAGAGGTACGGCCTGCGCCGCTTGACCTGCTGGGCCTTGCGAAGTGCCTCAGCCACGGTCTCCCCGGCGTAATATCCCCCGCCCACCACCGTCGTCTCGTCGGCGACGGCAGCAGTAGACGGCGTTTGCCGGGAAGCCGCGTCCACCACTTTCCTGCCTACCTCGACGTGGTCCTCAACCTCGAGCATGGAGGCATCTATCGGTGCGATGTCCGCCTCGGCCCGCTGCATGGCCTCCTCAAATGCCGAGGCCGCCGCTTTCCCAGCGGCGCGCGGCACTTGGGGATACTCCTCGGCCACCTTCGGTTCAGGCACTTCCGATTCCGGCGCTTTGGGAGTGAAGGCCTCCGGCTCCCAGGCCTTCGGCTGGAACGGAACGAAGGGAGGCGCCTCACCCTCCTCCTCGTCCTGATGCCCCTCTTCTTTACCAGCAACGACTGGCGTCACTTCTGGGACGGGAACGGCTCCCTTCGCCCTCACGGGCGTACGCTTTACCGCCGCTGCGGTTTCCGACACCTGCGGTTCCGGGGCTTGCGGCCCCTGCGCCGGTGTATCCTCCACCGGCAGCTCCTGTTCCGGCGGCTCCGGGAGCGCAATCCCGGCCAGAAGCGCGGCTACGCTTCGCTCCAGGAAGGCGTCGGTCATGGCGAGGTCGAGCGAGGTCCTCCCCTGCCTTTTGGCCTGGGCGGCGTCCTCGCTGTCTCCGGCCAAAAGCACGAGTTTGCCGCCGGAGGGGAGCATCTTGTCGAGATGACGCAGCAGGATATCGCCGGAAAAACCGGAGATGCGGCTCTGCACGAAGGTGAATTCCGGGGAAGAGGCGGTAAGTTCGAGCTCTCCCAGGGGGAGGGTCGAGGCGGTCTGCAACTGCAGGGAACCCTGCTCCGCCATGGACTGGAAGATACGTTGCACCCTTTCGGTGTCTGCAATGAGTAGGACGCGCGTCACTGTTTCCCCTTGGTTTTTAACGGCACATTCTAGGGGAGGTAAAACGAATAATCAACAGCATTCATTTATGTGAGGGCTTTACAAGATGGCCCCAGCGCGATTGGTTGCGCTGTCCGGCGGTAATGTGTTACATTTCCGCCGGGTCGGCAGCGCCGCCCGCCTGGAGTCCCAATGCAAGCTGTCGTAAAGAAACTTTCCTTGCTGCTGCTCGCGCTCGTGCTGACCGGCTGCAGCACGACCTATGTCCCGGTCAGCTTCGGGCAAGGGGACCTGGCGAAGAAACTCTCCCATGAGGACCCGTTTCTTTGTCTTCTCTTCGACCGTTACGACCCGCAACGCAGTACCCTTAGTGTTTCCGGGGCCTCCTTCGACGAGGTCATGATGCCGAGCGAGGTGAAGTACCATCTCGGGGCCTACCGGCGCGACTCGAAAGTGATCTACCGCAACCTCTACCAGGAGTACACCCGGGATCAGCTCTGCTCCCTCATGCTGCACGAGTTCTCGCACCACATCTGGTATTACGGGATGAAGCAGGAACAGCGCGACGCCTGGCGCGCGCACATGGCGGCACATCCCACGGCGCTGCAGGCGCTGGTGCGCAGCACGTACCGGCCCGGCTCCGACTTCGACACCGAGGACTTCGCCTTCACCGTCGAACACGCCCGTCCCGTGGACCTGGACGAGCTGGCGACCCTGAAGATCATCACCCAAGAGGACCGGGACGCACTCATGGCGCTCCGTTTTCCGGGGAAGGCCGCGGCGGCGACAGGCAAAGCGACCCGCAGCGCAGACACCGATCACCCGGCACAGACACAACTGCAAGCAAAGGAACATCTCTAGCGCCATGAAGATAATTGACCGACTGGACCGGAAGTTCGGCCGCTACGCCATCCCGAATATCACCATCTACCTCATCGCGGGGCAATCCTTCTTCTACCTCATGTACATGACGGGGAAGCTGGACCGGATGGCGACCTACTTCTCCGCCGACCTCTTCATGTCGGGTGAATGGTGGCGCATCTTCACCATCCCGTTCGACCCGCCGCGCTCCAGCCTCATCTTCACCCTGATCGCCTGGTATTTCTTCTACATGCTCGGCTCTACCCTTGAGGAACACTGGGGCGCCTTCCGGTACAACATTTACCTCATCCTGGGGTGCCTGATCACCTTCCTGGCGTCCTTTTTGATACCGTCATACCCGGTAAGCAACGCCTTCCTGGCAGGCTCGGTCTTCCTCGCCTTCGCCACGCTCTTCCCGGAGTTCCAGATACTGCTCTTCTTCATCCTGCCGGTACGCATCAAGTGGCTCGCCCTTCTCACCTGGCTCGGCTACGCCTACCAGCTCGTCTTCGGTGGGTGGCCCGCCCGGGTCATGGTGCTTGCAGCCACGGCCAACTACCTGATCTTCTTCGCGCACGACATCTACCTGAACCTGCGCCACGGCAAGAGGCAGATCGCGAAGAAGGTGCGCTTCGCCCCGCGCGAGGAGGTGCTGGTGCACCGGTGCACCACCTGCGGCATCACGGAGAAGACGCACCCTGACATGGACTTCCGATACTGCCCCAAGTGCAACGGGCAGTACGGCTACTGCAGGGATCACATCTTCAGCCACGAACACAAGAAATAGACCGCCAACAAGATAGCGGCGCAAGGAGAAACAAGGGATGCTTGAAAAGCTGAGCGGCATACAGGGAAAGTTAAACAACTTGGGCGACGAGGTCTACCAGACCTGGAGCTACGAGCAGCGCCACGAAGAGATCGGCAAACTTGTGCAAGGGTACCGAAACGGGCTGCCGGTCCAGATCCTGTGTCAGCTCTCCGCCTCCATCGCCGGAGGCACCGTTGAGGCCGCCGCGCACCTCGAAGCCCTCATCTCCCGCCGGGAGCGCAAGGCGATCGTCAACCGCGAGGCAGGAAGCGACAAGGCGCTGCGCGCCCTGCTGGAGGCGGCCCTGCTGCCGGTGCGGCAGTAATCGCGGAGTCCCGGCCTCGTGCGGAGAACCGGCCGCACACCCGCCGCTGGGGGTGACATGGAACGACTCACCTTGATAGGGATGCCAGGCTCCGGCAAGAGCGCCATCGGCCGTACCGTCGCCGCGCGGCTCGGCTGGGAGTTCATCGACACCGATCATTGCATCGAGCAGCGCTTCGGGAAAAAGCTGCAGGCCGTGGTCGACGAGCTCGATGCGGAAGAATTCCGCCGGGTCGAGGAGGAGACCGTGCTGGCGCTTGCCCCTGACGACCACGCCGTCATCTCCACCGGGGGAAGCGTGGTCTATTCGGACGCCGCCATGCGTCACCTCGCCTCGCTCTCCACCATCATCTTCCTCGCCCTCCCAGTTCAAAAGCTGCATGAACGTATAGCAAGCGAAGCACCGCGCGGCATTGTCGGGATGAGTGAAGGCGGTCTCGATGAGCTGTACGAACGGCGCTTCGCACTGTATCAGAAGCATGCTCACCACGTTGTGCTGCTGAACGACGAGACTCTCGAAGAGGCCGCAACCAGGATACTGTCCCAGTTCCGTCTCACATCAAACCACTGACAGCAACCGCCACGTTGACTTTGCCGGTGCCGTGCCCTAATATCTATACCCATGTCTGAAACAGCCAGCACAATAACGTCTTCCCGGTTCAGTCTATCCAACATGACCCTGATCCAGAAGATAACGGCAGGCTACGCAGCCATGGCGCTCTTCACCGCCGCGGCCCTGGTCTTCTCTTCCTACAACATCTACCGCAGCACCAACATCTCCCGGGATATCGCCAACAAAGAGCTCCCCGTCATCAGCGCCCTCATCGAGCTGCGCACCTCGCTGCTGGCACAGGAAAGTTTCGCCGGAAAGTACGTCATCCTTAGGGACCCTGCGTTCATAGACCTTTTTCACCAGCGGCAGGCCGAGGCGCAGGCGAGCCTCACCATGCTGGAGCGGACGCCCCCCACACCGGATCTAACGGAGCTGAAGCGGCTCTATCTCGAATACCAGAAGGCCTCGGAAAAGGTCTTTTCCGGCCAATCGGCGGGGACCGGAGCGCTGCGTACCCCGGCGCTCCGGGTCCTGAACGCCATCGATACGAGCTACCTTAAACGCAGGGACAAGCTGAAGGTGGTGCTCGCGCGCGCCGACGAACAGCAGAAGCGGACCGTCTGGTGGACCATCGCCATCTCCTGCACCGGCTTTCTCCTCGCCATCGGCGTCGCCCCGGTGGTCACCTACCGCACCTTCGGAGCGATCAGGGAGCTGCAAAGCGCCACGCACCGGATCGCCGCCGGCGACTTCGACTACCGCCCCGAGGTCCCCTACGGCGACGAGATCAGCGACCTCGCCCGCGACTTCACCAAGATGGCGGCGCGGCTCAAGGTACTCGAACAGATGAGCCTCGACGCAAGCCCGCTCACCCGGCTCCCCGGGAACATAGCGATAGAGCGGGTGCTCGAGGAGCGGCTGCAAGGCGGCGCCCCTTTCGCCTTCTGCTACGCCGACCTCGACAACTTCAAGCCGTACGGCGACCACTACGGCTACGCCAAGGGAAGCGAACTGCTCCGCCTGACCGGCGACCTGATCCAGGCAGCGGTGAAAGACAACGGGGGGGGGGATGGCTTCGTCGGGCACGTGGGGGGGGACGACTTCGTCATGGTGATCCCTATGGACCGGGTGAAGCCGGTCTGCGAGGAAGTGATCAGCAGCTTCAATGCCGAGGTGGTCAAACACTACTCCCCCGAAGACCTGAGGGCCGGCGGGATCGAGGGGAGCGACCGCTACGGCGTGCAGCGCTTCTTCCCGGTGATGACCATCTCCATCGCGGTGATCGTCTGCGGCAGGGACCAGTTCGCCTCCGCCGTCGAGATCGCGAGGGCCGCAGCCAAGGTGAAGGACCGTGCCAAGGGGAAGACTGGGAGCACCTACCTGATCGGGACCCCGGAAAGGGAGACTGCATGAGAAAGACGCTGCTACTCATCCCGATCCTCCTATGCTGCGGAGGGTGTGCCAACACCCGGACCGGGGAGGCCAACCTTTTCGACCGCTACAGCGGATCCCGCCAGCTCGCGCGGGCAACGACGCTGCTCCAGGAAGGAGACGCCACCGGTGCCGCCGGACTTCTTACCGCGGTTTGCAACGAACCCGGCGTGGCGGGAGTGACCGACGAGGCGCTCTTCCGCCTGGCCCTTCTGACCATGAAAACCAAGGCGGACCGTCCCGCATCGGCCCAGGCGCAGCGCCTCTTGCGGCGGCTGAAGAAGGAGTATCCGGCGAGCCAGTGGACCCTGCTGGCGGCTCCGGTAACCGACCTGGTGAACCTGGCCGAAGAACAGAAACGACAAAACCGCGCCCTGCGCACCAGCAACCAAGCGCTCAACCGCGAGATGGAGGAGCTGAGCCAGCGCATCGAGCAGTTGAAACACCTGGACCAGGAACTGGAGAAGAAGTCCCGCTAGAGCGGTGCGGTGCAACGTGTAAAGAAAGAGGCGGCCCTATGGGTCGCCTCTTTCTTTCTTGCAGGTCAGGGGAGTTCCAGCGGCGGCTCATCCAGCGCCGCCAGCTGCTCGCGCAACTGGAGCAGATGCTCACCCCAGTAGCGCACCGTGTTGAACCAGGGGAAGGCGACGGGGAAAGCGGGATCATCCCAGCGCCGGGCAAGCCACGCGCTGTAATGCATCATGCGCAGCGCCCGCAGGGGCTCGATGAGGCGCAGCTCGGCAGGGTTGAAATCGTAAAACTCGCGGTACCCCTTTACGAGCTGGGCAAGCTGCGCCAGCTGGCGCGGCCGGTCTCCCGAGAGCATCATCCAGAGGTCCTGGACCGCCGGCGCCATGCGCGCGTCGTCGAAGTCGACAAAATGGGGGGCGTCGTCGCGCCACAGGATGTTCCCGGCGTGGCAGTCGCCGTGAGCCCGGACGCAGGCGAGCTGCGGTACCGAGGCGAAGGCATCGTCGATCCCCTGCAAAAGCTGCCGCGTCACCGCCTGGTAGCTCTCGCGGTACTCGTCCGGTATGAAACGCTCGGCGATGAAGGCGGAGCTGTCGTAGCCGAAGTCGCCGCTTGTGAGCGCGGGGCGGTGCTCGAAGGGGCGCACTGCGCCGATACTGTGGATCCGGCCCAACATGCGGCCGAGGATCAGGAGGTTCGCGTCGTTGTCGAACTCGGGGGCGTGCCCCCCCTGGCGCGGGTAGAGCGCGAAGCGGAACCCCTTGTAGTGGAAGAGGCTCGCACCGGCCTGGTTCAGCCAGGGGGCCACCACGGAGAGCTCGTGGCCGGCGAGTTCGAGGGTGAAGCGGTGCTCCTCGATGATCTGGTCGTCGCTCCAGCGCCCGGGCCGGTAGAACTTGGCGATGAGCGGCTTTTCCTCCTCTATCCCCACCTGGTAGACGCGGTTCTCGTAGCTGTTGAGGGCCGAGGTGCGGCAGTCACAGCGGAACCCCTGGCTCTCCACGGCGTCCATGATGAAGTTCGGGGTCAGGGTGTGAAACGGGTGCTGCGCGTCATGCATAGGACTCTCCTGCGTGTTTTTGACCGATGCACAATAACATCAATTGCGGCGGGAACCAAGAGATGAGTCGGGGAACCTGGAGGGCACAAAAAAGCCTGCAACGTCCGTCACGCTGCAGGCTGGGTAACCGGTTACTCGGTCCTGTCAGAAAAGCGTCCTGGTGATCATGTCGGCAGGCGCCTGCAGCGGCCCGAGCGGGTTCACCTGGTCGGTCATCTGGTCGATCTTGGGCTCGCCGCTGGAAAGCTTGTACGCCACATGATGGTTCACGAAAACGATGAGCGCCTTGAAACGCCAGCCAGTCTCGTGGGTCTTGCGCTTGAAGTTCAGGATATCAAGCCAGAAGTTGCCGACCCGCTTGCTGTAGTTGCGCTTGGGCTCGAAGACGTAAGCGCGGCAATCCTCGCGCGCCCTCAAGCACGCCTGCAGCCCCGGGTCGATGTCCTTCGCCGGCATCCCCTGCAGCATGGCGGCAATGTCCAGGTAGTTGAGGACCCTGATGTTCGGCGAAGACTTGACGTCGAACCCCATCTTCTGCAGGTCCTCCACGGTCGTCTTCCCGACTATGATACTGTCAAAGGAGGCCTTCGCCGCGTCGTACTCCTGCCACGGCGACTCGGTGATCGCCTTCGACCTCGGTAGCAGATTGGAGCAGCCGACCTGTGTCAGCAGCAACAGGAAAAACATGATCTTGATAAGCGATGCGTTGCACATGAGAAGCTCCTTCCGTACACCGCCTGAAAAACAATGAGCAGATTATAACGTACTTTCTCGTTAAATCGTCGGGGCTATCCCTTCTTTTTCCGGGCCTTCAGACCGCAGTACGGGCACCGCTTCTGCGGCACCCCCCTGTTGCAGGAGCCGCACCAGAAAGGCTCAGGCTCCTCCTCCCGGCAGACGGCACAACCTTTTCTCTCTTCAGGAGTGTGGCTGCATTTTTCTCCGCCCGTCATGGTCTCCTCCCTGCCCCCGTCGCTAGGGGAGCATCTTCGCGAGGTACTGCCCCGTGTAGGAGCGCTCGACGCGAGCCACCTGCTCCGGGGTGCCGACTGCGATGATCTCTCCGCCGCGGTCCCCGCCTTCCGGCCCGAGGTCGATGATCCAGTCCGCCGTCTTGATGACGTCCAGGTTGTGCTCGATCACCACGATGGTATTCCCCGCCTCCACGAGCTTGTGCAGCACCTCCAAAAGCTTCGCGATATCGGCGAAATGAAGGCCCGTGGTCGGCTCGTCCAGGATGTAGATGGTGCGCCCGGTAGCGCGCTTGGAGAGTTCCTTGGCGAGCTTCACGCGCTGCGCCTCGCCGCCGGAGAGGGTCGTGGCCGACTGGCCGAGCTTTATGTAGCCGAGCCCTACCTCTTCCAGGGTCTGCAGCTTCGTCCTGATGCGCGGGATGTGCTCCAGGAAAACGAGGGCCTGCGAGACCGTCATGTCCAGGACCTCGGCGATGGAGTGCCCCTTGAAGCGCACCTCGAGGGTTTCGCGGTTGTAACGGGCCCCCTTGCAGACCTCGCACTCCACGTACACGTCCGGGAGAAAGTGCATCTCTATCTTTATGATGCCGTCCCCCGAGCAGGCCTCGCAGCGCCCCCCCTTCACGTTGAAGGAGTAGCGTCCCGGCTTGTAGCCGCGCACCTTCGATTCCGGCAGCTGGGCGAAGATCTCCCGGATCTCGGTAAAGAGCCCGGTGTAGGTCGCCGGGTTCGAGCGCGGTGTCCGCCCGATGGGGGACTGGTCGATGTTGATGACCTTGTCGAGCACCTCGGTGCCGCGGATCGCCCGCACCGCCCCCGCCTTCTCGCGGCTCTTGTAGAGGCGCTGGTTCAGCGTCTTGTACAGGGTGTCGATGATGAGTGACGACTTGCCCGAACCCGAGACGCCGGTGATGCAGGTCATCACCCCGAGCGGCACGTCGACGCTCACGTTCTTCAGGTTGTTCTCCGCCGCCCCCTCGATGTGCAGGAAGCGGTGCCCTTTCCTGCGCTTTTTAGGTATCGGGATGGTGAGCGCGCCGGAGAGGTAGCGCCCGGTCAGGGAGTGCGGGTTCGCCATGATCTCGGCCGGAGTCCCCTCTGCCACCACCTCGCCACCGTGCACCCCTGCCCCCGGCCCCATGTCGATGACCCAGTCCGCCTCGGTGATGGTCTCCTCGTCGTGCTCAACGACGAGCACCGTGTTGCCGATGTCGCGCAGGTGCCGAAGCGTCGAGAGCAGACGCCCGTTGTCGCGCTGGTGCAGCCCGATGGAAGGCTCGTCGAGGATGTAGAGGACCCCGACGAGCGATGAGCCGATCTGGGTGGCGAGCCTGATCCTCTGTCCCTCACCCCCTGAAAGGGTCCCGGAGGAGCGGTCCAGGGAGAGGTAGTCGAGCCCTACGTTGACCAGGAAGTTCAGGCGCTCCCTGATCTCCTTCAGGATCCTGCGTGCGATGTCCTCTTCCTTGTCGGTAAGCGACAGCGCGGCGAAGAAGGCGAGGGAGTCCTTGATGGAAAGCGCGGTCACCTGCCGGATGTTTCTTTCCCCCACCGTCACGTGGAGCGCCTCCTTTTTGAGGCGCGCACCCTCGCAGGTCGGGCACGGCATAACCCCCATGTACTTCTCGAGCTCCTCGCGCACCTGCTCCGATTCGCTCTCGCGGTGGCGCCGCTCCAGGTTGTTCAGCACCCCTTCGAAGGCCTTCTTGTAGTTGTGCTTCTTCCCGGTCTCGTCGATCCACCAGAACTCGACCTGTTCCCCTTGCGAGCCGTTCAGGATCACGTCCTTCGCCTTCTTCGAGAGGCTCTTGAAGGGGGCATGCATGTCGAAGCCGTAGGCCTTGGCGAGCGCGGCGAGCGTCTGCTGGTACCACCCGGAGAAGCGCTTCTCCCAGGGTGCGATGGCGCCGTCGGCGAGCGAGAGTTCAGGCTCCGGGATGACCAGCTCGGCGTCGAGGTACATGCGCGTGCCAAGGCCGGTGCAGTCCGGGCAGGCGCCGTAAGGGTTGTTGAAGGAGAACATGCGCGGGGTCATCTCGGGATAGGAGATGCCACACTCGATGCAGGCCGCCGACTCCGAGAAGAGGTGGGTCTCGGCCTTCACACCGCGGCTTTCATCCTCGGAGAGCGCCACCTTCACGATCCCCTCAGCATGGGAGAGCGCCGTCTCCAAGGAATCCGCGAGACGCTTCTCGAAACCCGGCTTCACCACCAGACGGTCCACCACGATGTCGATGTCGTGCTTTTTCTTCTTGTCGAGGGTGATCTCCTCGGCGAGGTCGTGGGTCTCGCCGTCGACGACGACCCTGACGAAGCCGTCCTTTCTAAGCTGCGCCAGTTCCTTTTTGTACTCCCCCTTCCTGCCGCGCACGATCGGGGAGAGCAGGGTCAGCTTCGCCCCCTGGGGGAGCGCAGCGATCTGGTCCACCATCTGCGACACCGTCTGCGACGTGATGAGCCTGCCGCAGTTGTAGCAGTGCGGCTTGCCGATGCGGGCGAAGAGCAGGCGGAGGTAATCGTAGATTTCGGTGACGGTCCCCACCGTCGACCGGGGGTTCTTGCTGGTAGTCTTCTGTTCGATGGAGATGGCCGGGGAGAGTCCCTCGATCGATTCGACGTCGGGTTTCTCCATCTGCTCCAGGAACTGCCGTGCATAGGCGGAGAGGGACTCGACGTAGCGCCGCTGCCCCTCCGCGTAGATGGTGTCGAAGGCGAGCGTCGATTTCCCCGAGCCGGATATGCCGGTGATGACCACGAGCTGGTCGCGCGGGATTTCGACGTCGATGCATTTGAGGTTGTGCTCGCAGGCACCTTTTACGATGATCTTGTTCGTTGCCATGATGCTCCCGATGAAAATTATCTGCGTGGCGCGCCGGGCGCGCGACTGTTAAATATAGCACACCGCCCCGCTTATTGTCGGGACGGCACCTCCATTATAATGAGAATTTCGACCATACCACAAGGTAAACACCTTTCAGTTTTTTCGCACCCCTGCCGATAAGGGAACAAGCACACTCCCGGAACCAGTCCGGGGAGTCGGAACATGTTACGGAGGCGCCCATGAACCGCCCTTTTGCAGCCCATATCGCACGCATCACCCTCGCCGCCTGGCTGGCCGCGACCTATCCCGTACTTGCACTGGGGGCCGACGCCCCTGCACCCGCTCCCGCCAAGGAGGCACCCACCAAAGATAGCGCGGCCAAGGAGAGCGCCGAGGCACAGACCCTAAAGGCCGCCGAAGCGAAGCTGGCCGCCCTCGCCAGGGAAGTGGAATCGGGGAAGTCCGCGGCCCAGGTCAGCAAAAAGAAGGGGGGCAAAAAGCAGGTCAAGGGGAAGAAAAAGAAGGTAACGAAGGGTAAGAAAAGCGCGAAGGGCAAGGGGGGGGGCGCGGCGGTCAATGCGAAGGTCACGAACCGGCGCATGACCCAGCCCGAGGTGCAGAGGATCCTCTCCTCCACGCGCGACTTCTCCGGTGCCGACCTAAGCGGACTAAACCTTGTGGGTTACGACCTGGCGGGCGCCAAATTCAACCGCACCAACCTGCAGTCCGCGAACCTCGAGCGGGCGAACCTGGCGGAGACCGACCTCGAGCTCGCCGACCTGACCGGCGCCAACCTGCGCGGCGCCTCGCTGAACCAGGCACGCCTCAGGGGAACCCGAATGGCGGGGGCCAAGCTCGATGGGGCGCTTTGGACCGACAAGACCATCTGCCGTCCCGGCTCGGTCGGGACCTGCATCGAGTAAGAGAAGATGGTACCAGCCCAAGATCATCGCCTATCGGCATAAAAAAGCCCCCGGAGTTTCCCCCGGGGGCTTTTTGCGTTTAAAGGTAGTCTTAAATCCTGACTACGTTGGCCGCCTGGAGACCTTTCGGCCCCTGCTGCACGTCGAAAGTTACGGAATCGCCTTCTGCCAGGGACTTGAAGCCGTCGGACTGGATCGCGGAGAAGTGTACGAACACATCCTCACCGTTCTCCTGCTCGATGAAACCAAAACCCTTGCTGTCATTGAACCACTTAACTACACCTTTAGCCATTACGACTTCTCCTGTTACTACTCTTTCGTGATAAGCGGGACCATCCCCGGCACAGGTAAAGAGTTTATGCACGGGTCTGGTCCCTGTCAAGCGCTTTTGTTAGATTTCTTTCTTATTTCTCGAACTCCATTTCGGCCATCCGCTTGTACAGATCGAAGCGGCGTGCAGTGAGTTCCGAGGAGCGCGCCATGAGTGCAGCGGCGGCGTCCGGGTTGTTCTTCTTCAGTACGCGGTAGCGGTTCTCGCCGTAGGCGTACTCCTCGAGAGAGATGCTCGGGTCCTTGCTGTCGAGGACGAGCGGGTTCTTGCCCTGCTCGGCGAGCTCCGGGTTGTAGCGGACCAGCGGCCAGTGGCCGGAGGCAACCGCGCGCTTCTGGGTCTCTACCGCGGTGGCCATGTCGATGCCGTGCGCGATGCAGTGGCTGTACGCGAGGATGAGGGACGGGCCGTCGTAGGCCTCCGCCTCGATGAACGCCTTGACGCACTGTGCCGGGTTGGAGAGGGAGACCTTGGCGACGTACACGTTGCCGTAGGCCATGGCGATCATGCCGAGGTCCTTCTTGGCCTGCGGCTTGCCGCC is a genomic window of Geomonas ferrireducens containing:
- a CDS encoding LysM peptidoglycan-binding domain-containing protein encodes the protein MIHAKKGALLAALLLLPAQLNAASPEFQIDLKELERQQQPAPAKPSPKQVPKSKKQAPVKKEPSAKVAPAAKKARPETAQGEYVRYTVRPGDHIFKILVARFGLSNEQAERLIPSIVEVNGIRNIKSLEVGKTLLIPAAALHEHAPKAAKEAKEAKEAKEAKEAKEAREKNKAEAVKAPAPAPAVAPRAPEPVAEAPRAPEPAVAAPKAPAAKPVPAPAPKPAPAPTSTPASPPAPAPALTPAPTATPAKVASPPPAIPAVPQVTTWVCPVNTHDTASIVDSVLNALSANWSRNRIIHSGDGAATPFSIRVDRYFEYKGGRYIVSIGESDPYNYTLIRILETAGYRALMLGGKEDFKVIAEKLFKLVGLAAGYGEHQLEGVRGAGFLLQQDDAAGKRVLITNAPPPAGYKWVMPKGCGAK
- a CDS encoding rhomboid family intramembrane serine protease, producing MKIIDRLDRKFGRYAIPNITIYLIAGQSFFYLMYMTGKLDRMATYFSADLFMSGEWWRIFTIPFDPPRSSLIFTLIAWYFFYMLGSTLEEHWGAFRYNIYLILGCLITFLASFLIPSYPVSNAFLAGSVFLAFATLFPEFQILLFFILPVRIKWLALLTWLGYAYQLVFGGWPARVMVLAATANYLIFFAHDIYLNLRHGKRQIAKKVRFAPREEVLVHRCTTCGITEKTHPDMDFRYCPKCNGQYGYCRDHIFSHEHKK
- a CDS encoding shikimate kinase — encoded protein: MERLTLIGMPGSGKSAIGRTVAARLGWEFIDTDHCIEQRFGKKLQAVVDELDAEEFRRVEEETVLALAPDDHAVISTGGSVVYSDAAMRHLASLSTIIFLALPVQKLHERIASEAPRGIVGMSEGGLDELYERRFALYQKHAHHVVLLNDETLEEAATRILSQFRLTSNH
- a CDS encoding GGDEF domain-containing protein — its product is MTLIQKITAGYAAMALFTAAALVFSSYNIYRSTNISRDIANKELPVISALIELRTSLLAQESFAGKYVILRDPAFIDLFHQRQAEAQASLTMLERTPPTPDLTELKRLYLEYQKASEKVFSGQSAGTGALRTPALRVLNAIDTSYLKRRDKLKVVLARADEQQKRTVWWTIAISCTGFLLAIGVAPVVTYRTFGAIRELQSATHRIAAGDFDYRPEVPYGDEISDLARDFTKMAARLKVLEQMSLDASPLTRLPGNIAIERVLEERLQGGAPFAFCYADLDNFKPYGDHYGYAKGSELLRLTGDLIQAAVKDNGGGDGFVGHVGGDDFVMVIPMDRVKPVCEEVISSFNAEVVKHYSPEDLRAGGIEGSDRYGVQRFFPVMTISIAVIVCGRDQFASAVEIARAAAKVKDRAKGKTGSTYLIGTPERETA
- a CDS encoding serine/threonine protein kinase; translation: MHDAQHPFHTLTPNFIMDAVESQGFRCDCRTSALNSYENRVYQVGIEEEKPLIAKFYRPGRWSDDQIIEEHRFTLELAGHELSVVAPWLNQAGASLFHYKGFRFALYPRQGGHAPEFDNDANLLILGRMLGRIHSIGAVRPFEHRPALTSGDFGYDSSAFIAERFIPDEYRESYQAVTRQLLQGIDDAFASVPQLACVRAHGDCHAGNILWRDDAPHFVDFDDARMAPAVQDLWMMLSGDRPRQLAQLAQLVKGYREFYDFNPAELRLIEPLRALRMMHYSAWLARRWDDPAFPVAFPWFNTVRYWGEHLLQLREQLAALDEPPLELP